From Pseudomonas fluorescens:
AGCTGATAAAAGAGCAACACTGAAAAGGCCCGGCTCCACGAAAAGCCAGGCCTTTTCTTTACGCGGCTTCCCTGAAAAAACACAGTCCTACTGTGGAAGGGGGCTTGCTCCCGATAGCAGTGGGTCAGCTACAGATGTATTAACTGACCCACCCTCATCGGGGGCAAGCCCCCTCCCACATCAGCTCTTCATTGCCTGTCAGATTGAGGCACGGCAAACACCGCATTAGCCCGTGCGACTACCTTCTCCCCCACCCGCAAACCCACGGTGGCAAACGCCATCTGCCGCCCCCGCTTGTGATGCTCCAAGCGCACGGTGATCCACTCCCCCACCTGTACCGCTCCCAGGTAATCAACCGTCATGCTCGCCGTAATCAACGGCAACGGCGGCTCACTGGAAAACGCCATGGCATACCCCATGCCGATATCCGCCAGCGTCGCCAACACCCCGCCATGCACCGTGCCGCGTCCATTGGCGTGACGGTTGTCGGCACGCAAGCCGATCTCCAGTTGCAGGCCCTCTCCCCGGCAATACGCCGGGCCCAGCAGGTCAAGGAGTGGACTGCTTCGGGGCAGCGAGACAAAACCTTCAGGCACAGCGTGAGCGATCATGGCGAGTACGTCCCTGGAATAAGGCTTGAGGTGTACGCCGGGTCCGAAACGACGGCCATCACCATCAGCGCTGCAAATCCCCTGGGATGCTTTGCGTTAATTGGCCAGACCCGTTTTAATCGCCGCCAATGTCTCCTGCACACCTCAAGGAATCGCAATGCGCCACCTGGACGGCAACTCCCACCCGCTCCGCATGCCTCTGATGATCTTGTTCGCCGGCCTCGCCCTGGCCGGCTGTTCGCCCAAGGACCACTCCCGCGCCACGGTGATCAGCGGCGAACAAGGCCGGGCCGGCGCGCAACTGGCCTATGAACATGAGTTGACCCTGGCCCTGCCTGGCGCCTTGCTCGCACCACGCATGCAGGCCACTCGCGAAGCCTGCGAGTCCGCGCGGTTTGGCGCCTGCAATATCCTCGGCATCACCGAAGACGGTAATGGCGGCGAGATCATCCTGCGCATCGCGCCTGGCGGCGTGGAACCGATGGTCACCCTGGCTGCCGAAGGCGGCAAACTCGGACAGCGCATCACCCGCGCCGAAGACCTGGCCGATGCGGTCGCCGATGTGCGCCGTCGCCAGGATCGGCTGCAAGCCCAGCAGCAACGCCTCGACGAACTGGCCAAGCGCAAAGACATCACCGTCAGCGACCTGATCGCCTTGAGCAAGGAGCAAGCGGGCATCGAAAACGAGTTGCAGGCATTGGCCCAGGTCGCTGCCGGCCAGCAACATCGCCTCGATACCAACCGTGTAACGCTGAACTTCCGCTCCTCCGACGGCGCGAATCCAGCGTCACGCTTCAGCCGGATGCTCAGCAACCTGGGCACGAACCTGGTGGACGGCACCGCAGACGCCCTGGAGCGCGCCAGCTACGTGCTGCCGTTCGTGATCCTGGCGTTTCCGGTGGTGTGGTTGTGGGTGTGGCTATGGCGCAGATTCGTTGTGTCGCACAGGCTTGCTGTGGCGAGCGGGCTTGCCCCGCGTCGGGCCGCGAAGCAGCCCCGGAATCAGGAGCCAAAAGATACCTGATACACCGCATTCTGCTTTATTGGGGCTGCTTCGCAGCCCGACGCGGGGCAAGCCCGCTCGCCACGACAAGCCTACTAGCCAGAGCAAGCCTACTGGCCAGAGCAAGCCCGCTCGCCACAGTGATTCGGTGTCAGCGCTTCATACAACGCTGATACCGCTCATCCACGCGCTTGGCAAACCACGCCGTGGTCAGGTTACGGGTGATCTTCGGGCTCTTGAGCACAATGCCCGGCAGGATCGCCCGGGGCAGCGGCTTGCCAGCAGCTTTGTCGGCCAGGGCAAACACCCGTGTGTAGAGGGTTGTTTCTTCAAAATCCAGCTGCTCACCCTGCTCCAGTTGGCTACGGATGCTGGGGTTGCGCATGTCCAGCTTCGCGCCCAATGAGCGCACCGCCAGTTCGGTGGTGCCGGGCAACAAGGAACCGTAGTTGATCAGGTCGCCATCCAGCGCCAGTTCTTTACCCGAGACACGGCTGACCGCAGCCTGGAACGCCGCATTACGGCTGGCGTACCAACCCGCATTGAAGTCGGCGAAGCGATACAGCGGCTGCTCGTAGCTCACCGGATACCCCAGTAAATGGGCGATACCGAAATACAGGCCGCCACGCCGGGTAAAGACCTCGCGGCGAATCGTCCCCTCCACCGTGTAGGGATAACCCCGCGCGTGTTTTTGCGCAAAATCGATGCTGACCTGCATGGGCCCAGCAGTGTGCACTGGGTTGAAACCGCCAAACAGCGTGTTGCCCAAAGGCACCATGCTGATGAAATCGTCGAAAATACCGCTGAGGTCTTTCTCTGTGCGCGCGGCGTTCAAGCGATCGGCGTAGGACTTGCCGGTGGGTGAACGCAATTGCAGCGCACTGCGTACGACAAATGCCGGCACATGGACCTTACCGGCACGGCGCAGGATTTCATCCTGGGCGATCTTGCCCATGCCGGGTACTGCCGGGTCGACCTGGTAGGTGGACTCTTGCTCGGTCACCGCCAACACAGCGCAGATATTTTCAGTACTGGGGTAGATATTCTGGGTGTCGAAGGCCGTGTAAATGTCTTGGGCCCACCCATTCCGGTCCGCCACCGTTGAGGGCAGCAGTCGCACGATCTGCGCTTTCACCTCAGCCTCGCTGCGCTCCGGCTGTTGCGGGGCCCGCGATGTAGAGCAGCCGGCCAGCACCAGCAAGGGGGTGAGGCACAGGATCAGGCAGCGTACGGACATGGGGCTTCCTTGAAAGACAATGGTCAGGCATTGCGGGGTTCGACCGGTAAGTCTAACGCGGGTTCGCCAATCGCCCCTCTCGCCCTCCCAGGTCGAACGTGACAGGATCTATCAACGACCATTCCTACACGGAGTTTGAATGCCATGCTTAGCCTGAACTTTTTCGTCACCTGCCTGATTGTCGTGCTGATTCCCGGCACCGGCGTGATCTTCACCGTGTCCACAGGCCTCACGGCCGGCAAGCGCGCCAGCGTCTTCGCCGCCCTGGGCTGCACGGCGGGCATCCTTCCCCACCTGCTGGCGTCGGTGCTTGGCCTGTCCGCGCTGCTGCACACCAGTGCGCTGGCCTTCGAAGCGTTGAAGTACGCCGGCGTCGCCTACCTGTTGTACCTGGCGTATGCCACCTGGCGGGATCGCTCGGCCTTCGCCATGAACGACGCGCCAACGGTCGCGACTGCACACAGTTTGATGGTCCGCGGTTTCCTGCTGAATATTCTCAACC
This genomic window contains:
- a CDS encoding DUF1615 domain-containing protein translates to MSVRCLILCLTPLLVLAGCSTSRAPQQPERSEAEVKAQIVRLLPSTVADRNGWAQDIYTAFDTQNIYPSTENICAVLAVTEQESTYQVDPAVPGMGKIAQDEILRRAGKVHVPAFVVRSALQLRSPTGKSYADRLNAARTEKDLSGIFDDFISMVPLGNTLFGGFNPVHTAGPMQVSIDFAQKHARGYPYTVEGTIRREVFTRRGGLYFGIAHLLGYPVSYEQPLYRFADFNAGWYASRNAAFQAAVSRVSGKELALDGDLINYGSLLPGTTELAVRSLGAKLDMRNPSIRSQLEQGEQLDFEETTLYTRVFALADKAAGKPLPRAILPGIVLKSPKITRNLTTAWFAKRVDERYQRCMKR
- a CDS encoding PaaI family thioesterase, whose protein sequence is MIAHAVPEGFVSLPRSSPLLDLLGPAYCRGEGLQLEIGLRADNRHANGRGTVHGGVLATLADIGMGYAMAFSSEPPLPLITASMTVDYLGAVQVGEWITVRLEHHKRGRQMAFATVGLRVGEKVVARANAVFAVPQSDRQ
- a CDS encoding LysE family translocator, with the translated sequence MLSLNFFVTCLIVVLIPGTGVIFTVSTGLTAGKRASVFAALGCTAGILPHLLASVLGLSALLHTSALAFEALKYAGVAYLLYLAYATWRDRSAFAMNDAPTVATAHSLMVRGFLLNILNPKLTIFFLAFLPQFVTPGSTAPALQMLVLSGVFMAMTFAVFVVYGLLANGFRRTVVESPRVQNWLRRSFAAAFAGLGLNLAFAQR
- a CDS encoding DUF4349 domain-containing protein; its protein translation is MRHLDGNSHPLRMPLMILFAGLALAGCSPKDHSRATVISGEQGRAGAQLAYEHELTLALPGALLAPRMQATREACESARFGACNILGITEDGNGGEIILRIAPGGVEPMVTLAAEGGKLGQRITRAEDLADAVADVRRRQDRLQAQQQRLDELAKRKDITVSDLIALSKEQAGIENELQALAQVAAGQQHRLDTNRVTLNFRSSDGANPASRFSRMLSNLGTNLVDGTADALERASYVLPFVILAFPVVWLWVWLWRRFVVSHRLAVASGLAPRRAAKQPRNQEPKDT